GCAAATGGGTATTCCGGTTCCTGAAAAGCTGTCCATCGTCGGGTTCTCCGATATCCAGTTAGCGGCATATATTCCGACCCCGCTTACGACGGTTCGACAAGATACCGAGAAACTTGCCCGATCGGCCGTTGATTTGCTGATGAAGCGCGTTGGCAACTCCAACGAGAATCCAATCACCATTAAAATTCAAACATCGATTGTAGAACGACAATCCGTTCAGTCCAGGACGTAAAATGGATCACTACAGTGGCAAGGAGACATAACTTTGAAAATTCACTTTCTAGGAACTGCAGCCGCAGAGGGCTTTCCCAATGCCTTTTGCCGCTGCGAGCATTGTAACAAAGCGCGAGAGCTTGGGGGAAAAAATATCCGCACGCGAACTTCCGCCATCATGGACGATGTCATCAAGTTTGACTATTCCCCGGATTCCTATATGCAGGCGCTGCGGGACAATATCGATCTGGGAGCAATCGAGCACCTGTTGGTCACGCATTCGCATTCGGACCATTACAATGCCGTTGATTTGGAATGCCGCAGGGAAGGAATTGCGCACGGCCTTCAGCATCCGATGCACATTTATGGGAATGGTACGGTGATGCATCACACGCGTGCCGCCATCGGCCGCTTTGAAGGACAAAGGTATCAATTCCATCTGTTGCGCCCGTTTGAGACCTTCGCTATGGGCGATGCAACGGTAACGCCATTGTTGGCGGATCATGACCGCATGGAAACCTGTCTGTTATACGTGATCGAAAAGGAAGGAAAAAAACTGCTGTACGGGCACGATTCGGGCTGGTTCCCGGATGCGACATGGGCATGGTTAAAGGGCAAAAATCTGGATTGCGCCATCCTCGACTGCACGCATGGATATACGGGGAACTCCCGCGACCGCAATCATATGTGCGTCGAGACGGTGCTGGAAGTCCAGCGCGAGTTCCAAAAAGAAAATATCCTGAAGCCTAAAGGCCAAATCGTCGTCACACATTTTAGCCATAATTCCAAGCTGCTTCATGAGGATTTTGTCCGCATCTTCAGCCCATTCGGAATTTTGCCGGCATATGACGGGTTGATCATCAACATTTAAACCAAATAAAATGACACGATCAAAGGAGAGTTAAGGGAATCATGAGAAAACTTTCAATGGCGCTACTTCTCATTATGTGTGTGATTGTATCGGCTTGCGGAGGCGGCAACAATGCCGGCAATGCAAACTCGGGCACTTCGGAGTCAGGGGCTCCGGCCGGGTCGGAATCGTCGTCTACGGAACCGGTCCAGAATGAAAAGTTGATCGTGTATACGAATGCGAACTCTGACGGCCGCGGCGAATGGCTGATTGAGAAAGCGAAAGGTGCGGGCTTTGACATCGAAATTGTCGGAGCGGGCGGCGCCGACTTAACGAACCGGTTGATTGCCGAGAAGAACAACCCGATCGCGGACGTCGTATACGGCTTGAACAATATGCTTTATGAGAATTTGAAAAAGGAAGACGTTCTGGCTAAGTTTGTTCCAAGCTGGGCCGGAGATGTGGAGCAGGGCTTGAACGATCCGGAAGGCTACTATCATGGCCTTGTGAAGCAAGCGATTTTGCTTGGGTATAACCCGAACGAATTCACGGCCGATACCGCGCCAAAGGACTGGACCGACCTTTATAAGAACGATACG
Above is a window of Paenibacillus sp. FSL K6-1330 DNA encoding:
- a CDS encoding MBL fold metallo-hydrolase; the encoded protein is MKIHFLGTAAAEGFPNAFCRCEHCNKARELGGKNIRTRTSAIMDDVIKFDYSPDSYMQALRDNIDLGAIEHLLVTHSHSDHYNAVDLECRREGIAHGLQHPMHIYGNGTVMHHTRAAIGRFEGQRYQFHLLRPFETFAMGDATVTPLLADHDRMETCLLYVIEKEGKKLLYGHDSGWFPDATWAWLKGKNLDCAILDCTHGYTGNSRDRNHMCVETVLEVQREFQKENILKPKGQIVVTHFSHNSKLLHEDFVRIFSPFGILPAYDGLIINI